The Pseudomonas sp. FP198 genomic interval CGCCGTTCAGGCCCTCGAAGTTGGTGATCTGCTCGCGACGACCGGTGTCGATGTGTTGGACGAAGATGCGCGGGCGCTTCTGTTCGAACGACACATAGGCGATGCGCTTGCCATCGGGGGCGAAACGCGGCGACAGGATCGGCTCGCGCGATTGCAGCAGGGTCACCGCGCGGGCGCCGTCATAGTCGGAGCGCTGCAGGGTGTAGCGGGTATTTTTCTCGGAGAAGCGTTCGGCCGTCACGTAGAGCATGCGGGTCGAGAACGCGCCCTTGATGCCGGTAAGTTTCTCGAACGACTGGTCGGCGATGTAGTGGGACATGTCACGCAACTGGTCAACGCTGCCCGACACGCTGCCGGTCAGCACTTGCTGCTCGGTGGCGACGTTGAACAGGGCGTACTGCACCTGCAGGCGACCACCGGCCGGAACGATGCTGCCGACCATGATGTACTGGGCGCCAAGTGCCTTCCAGTCGCGGTAGATGACTTCGCTGGCCTGGGTCGGCAGGCTGATCATGTTCTGCTTGGGAATCGGCGCGTAGTAGCCCGAGTTGCGCAAGTCGTTGCCGATGATTTCCGCCATGTCGTCCGGCAGGACGCTGCCGCCCTGCCAACCGAACGGAACGACGGCGATCGGGGTCGCACGGTCGCTGCCGCTGGTGACCAGGATGTTCTTTTCCTCTGCTACCGCTATCCCTGCCAGGCAGCAGATAACGACAAGCATTGATCGAAGAAGGTTTCTCACAAGGCTAGATCCTCAGGTGTGAATGTCATCTTGAACGAACGATAGGGAGCAAAATCGCTCGGCTTCATTCCTTGCATTTCCGTCAATCGCCCAATGTTCTTGACCGCCGCGACCGCCGAAGCGTCGAACGGACCATCGCCACTGGACTTGGCCACGCTGACCGAGGTAACCGTACCGTCGGGCAACATGCCGATTTGCAATACTACCGTCATGCCTTTGCGCGCCGAAGGAGGACGAGCCCAGCCTTCCGCCGCCCGGGCGCGAATCAGATCGTCGAAGCTGCCGGCGACTTCATCGCCCTGCTCGTCGGCCAAGGCCTGCTGACGCTCAGGCGTGTCGGAAAGCAAATCTGCCAGGGCCTGGGCCTTTTTCTCTTCGGCGGATTTACGCGCTGCGTCCTGGGCCTTCTTCTTGGCGGCGTCGGCGGCGGCTTTCTTCTTCGCGTCTTCGGCGACTTTCTTTTTCGCCTCTTCAGCTTCAGCTTTCTTCTTGGCGTCTTCGGCCGCTTTTTTCTTCGCGTCCTCGACAATCTTTTTCTTCGCTTCTTCAGCGGCCGCTTTCTTGGCCTCTTCTTCAGCGGCTTTCTTGGCTTCTTCTTCGGCTTTCTTCTTGGCTATATCAGCCAATTGTTTCTCTTCTGCCTTTTTCGCTTCGGCGGTTTTCTTCGCCTCGTCGGCCTTTTTGGCCTCGTCCGCTTTTTTCGCCTCATCGGCCTTCTTGGCTTCTTCGGCCTTTTGAGCAGCTTCCTCTTTCTTTTGTTCCGCTGCTCTCACCGCTTCCTGCTCGACCTTCTTCTGCTCCATCTGCTCGACTTCGGTCTGGCGCGCGGCAGACTTCTTCGCCTCGCCGGCCAGCTTCTGGTTGGTCTGCGTGGTGGCCTGGCTTTTCGATTTGAGCTGGTACAGGGTCGCCTGCACGATCGGCTTGGCCGGCGGCAGCTCCGGCGTCATGGCAAAACTGACGAACAGCATGCCGAACACCAGCACATGCAGGCCGATTGCCAGGACACTAGGCCAGAAGTAGCTTTCCGAGGCGGACGGCTCTCGCTGTTGCTGCATCAGGGCGCCTCGGTGATCAAGCCAACATTACCGACCCCGGCTTTCTGCAGGCCGCCCATGGCGCCCATCACCGCACCGTAGTCGACGGTCTTGTCGCCGCGAATGAAGACCTGGGTGCGCTTGCCGTTGCTGTTGCCGGCATTGATGATCTTGGTCACCGCATCGGTCATCTGCGGCAGGGTCATGGCCCGGTCCTGCTGCTTCTCGGTGTCGACTTCGCTGCCAAGGTTCCAGTAATAGGTCTTGTCGGCCTTGATCGAAATGGTCAGGACCTGGGTGTTGTTGTCCTGCGGCAAGGCTTCGCTGGAAACCTTGGGCAGATCGACCTTCACGCCCTGATTGAGCATCGGCGCGGTCACCATGAAGATGACCAGCAGCACCAGCATCACGTCGATGTAGGGCACCACGTTCATCTCGGCAACCGGCTTGCGCTTGTTTCGGGCTCGAGCGATTAAAGCCATCGGGAAATACCTGCTTATTCTTCGCTGGTGTGCACTTTGCGGTGCAGGATCGCCTGGAATTCATCGGCGAAGGTGTAGTAACGGCTGGTCAGCGTTTCGCTGCGAGCCGCGAAGCGGTTGTAGGCGATCACGGCCGGAATCGCCGCGAACAGGCCGATGGCCGTGGCGATCAGCGCCTCGGCGATACCCGGGGCGACGGTGGCCAGCGTCGCCTGCTGGGCGGAAGCCAGGCCACGGAACGAGTTCATGATCCCCCACACGGTACCGAACAGGCCGATGTACGGACTGACCGAACCGACGGTAGCCAGGTACGGCAGGCCCTGTTCGAGTTTTTCTTCCTCGCGGGATATGGCGACGCGCATAGCGCGGGCCACACCTTCCATCACCGCTTCAGGGTCGACGCCCGGCTGCTGGCGCAGACGGGAGAATTCCTTGAAGCCGGCACGGAAGATCTGCTCGACGCCGGAATCCGGGTCCGGGTTGCTGCCGGCCTGGCGATAGAGCTTGGACAGGTCAATGCCGGACCAGAAGCGCTCTTCGAAGCTCTCCAGGGCACGGCGACCGGCACGCAGCATGTTGCTGCGCTGAAAAATCATGATCCATGAGGTCACCGATGCGGCTACCAGGATCAGCATTACCAGTTGCACCACGACGCTGGCATTGCTGACCAGGCTCCACATGGAGGAATGGTCGACGACGTTAGCTTCCACGCTTTATCTCCTGCTCTGAGTGTGTACCCGCGCCGCTCACGCCGGCAAAGGCCGCGCGTAGAGCTTCGGGAATGGCCCGGGGTTTCAAACTATGGGTGCGCACACAGGCCACCAAAAACTGCCCTTCGCAGAGCAGCACATTATCCGCAGCCCGCCTGACCTGCTGCTTGAAGCGCAGGCTGACGCGGTTCAATTCGATGACATCGGCAGTCACCACCAGCTCGTCGTCCAGTCGCGCCGGCGCGTGATAGCGCGCTTCGCTGGAATGCACGACGAATAACAGATCCTCCCCTGCCAGCGCGGATTGGGCAAAACCCAGTTCCCGCAGCCGTTCGGTTCGAGCCCGTTCCATAAACTTGAGGTAATTGACGTAGTAAACGATGCCGCCGGCATCGGTGTCCTCGTAATAAACGCGACAGCGATGTGCGAACGACTCAAGCCCGTTTTGCGCGCGCATACTCTAGTGCTTACTCCTCGGGTTGCCAATCCGGCCAGGCAACTGTTTTTTCATTCTTGAACGCATTGACGCTCCAGGCGTGGTCTGGGACAGCACGAAGCGGAAAAAAGTCGGGATACAGAGCGGGTTCAATCGTCCACCGCATCGAGAAATTCGTCTACCACCGGCATCTCACCCATTCGTGTCGGGATGTTTAAGCCGAAGTGCAGATAAGCATGACGGGTCACCACGCGTCCGCGAGGCGTGCGCATGATATAGCCCTGCTGGATCAGGTACGGCTCCAGCACGTCCTCGATGGTGTGGCGCTCTTCGCTGATGGCGGCCGCCAGGCTGTCCACGCCCACCGGGCCACCGTCGAATTTCTCGATCATGGTCAGCAGCAGGCGCCGGTCCTGATGGTCGAAGCCGCGCTCGTCGATGTCCAGCAGGTTCAAGGCCAGGTCGGCGATCGGCTTGGTGATGTGCCCCTTGGCCCGCACTTCGGCAAAGTCGCGGACCCGACGCAGGAGGCGGTTGGCGATCCGCGGCGTCCCCCGCGCCCGACGAGCGATCTCATAGGCGCCGTCAGGGTCCAGGGGCAGCCCGAGGATGCCCGCCGAGCGGCTGACAATCGTCGCCAGGTCGGCGTTGTTGTAGAACTCCAGGCGCTGGACGATACCGAACCGGTCGCGCAGCGGGTTGGTCAGCATCCCGGCGCGGGTGGTGGCACCCACCAAGGTAAAGGGCGGCAGGTCCAGCTTGATGGAGCGCGCCGCCGGTCCTTCGCCGATCATGATGTCGAGCTGGAAATCCTCCATGGCCGGGTACAACACTTCCTCGACGATCGGCGACAGCCGGTGGATTTCGTCGATGAACAGCACATCATGCG includes:
- the tolB gene encoding Tol-Pal system beta propeller repeat protein TolB, with protein sequence MRNLLRSMLVVICCLAGIAVAEEKNILVTSGSDRATPIAVVPFGWQGGSVLPDDMAEIIGNDLRNSGYYAPIPKQNMISLPTQASEVIYRDWKALGAQYIMVGSIVPAGGRLQVQYALFNVATEQQVLTGSVSGSVDQLRDMSHYIADQSFEKLTGIKGAFSTRMLYVTAERFSEKNTRYTLQRSDYDGARAVTLLQSREPILSPRFAPDGKRIAYVSFEQKRPRIFVQHIDTGRREQITNFEGLNGAPAWSPDGTRLAFVLSKDGNPDIYVMNLASRSISRVTNGPGINTEPFWGKDGSTIYFTSDRGGKPQIYKTSAGGGGAERVTFVGNYNANPKLSADEKTLVMIHRQDGFTNFKVAAQDLQRGSVKILTDSTLDESPTVAPNGTMVIYATRQQGRGVLMLVSINGRVRLPLPTAQGEVREPSWSPYLN
- the tolA gene encoding cell envelope integrity protein TolA, which translates into the protein MQQQREPSASESYFWPSVLAIGLHVLVFGMLFVSFAMTPELPPAKPIVQATLYQLKSKSQATTQTNQKLAGEAKKSAARQTEVEQMEQKKVEQEAVRAAEQKKEEAAQKAEEAKKADEAKKADEAKKADEAKKTAEAKKAEEKQLADIAKKKAEEEAKKAAEEEAKKAAAEEAKKKIVEDAKKKAAEDAKKKAEAEEAKKKVAEDAKKKAAADAAKKKAQDAARKSAEEKKAQALADLLSDTPERQQALADEQGDEVAGSFDDLIRARAAEGWARPPSARKGMTVVLQIGMLPDGTVTSVSVAKSSGDGPFDASAVAAVKNIGRLTEMQGMKPSDFAPYRSFKMTFTPEDLAL
- the tolR gene encoding protein TolR; this encodes MARARNKRKPVAEMNVVPYIDVMLVLLVIFMVTAPMLNQGVKVDLPKVSSEALPQDNNTQVLTISIKADKTYYWNLGSEVDTEKQQDRAMTLPQMTDAVTKIINAGNSNGKRTQVFIRGDKTVDYGAVMGAMGGLQKAGVGNVGLITEAP
- the tolQ gene encoding protein TolQ, producing the protein MEANVVDHSSMWSLVSNASVVVQLVMLILVAASVTSWIMIFQRSNMLRAGRRALESFEERFWSGIDLSKLYRQAGSNPDPDSGVEQIFRAGFKEFSRLRQQPGVDPEAVMEGVARAMRVAISREEEKLEQGLPYLATVGSVSPYIGLFGTVWGIMNSFRGLASAQQATLATVAPGIAEALIATAIGLFAAIPAVIAYNRFAARSETLTSRYYTFADEFQAILHRKVHTSEE
- the ybgC gene encoding tol-pal system-associated acyl-CoA thioesterase — protein: MRAQNGLESFAHRCRVYYEDTDAGGIVYYVNYLKFMERARTERLRELGFAQSALAGEDLLFVVHSSEARYHAPARLDDELVVTADVIELNRVSLRFKQQVRRAADNVLLCEGQFLVACVRTHSLKPRAIPEALRAAFAGVSGAGTHSEQEIKRGS
- the ruvB gene encoding Holliday junction branch migration DNA helicase RuvB, which encodes MIEADRLIAATGAPRDREEIQDRAIRPVSLADYIGQPTVREQMELFIQAARGRSESLDHTLIFGPPGLGKTTLANIIAQEMGVSIKSTSGPVLERPGDLAALLTNLEPHDVLFIDEIHRLSPIVEEVLYPAMEDFQLDIMIGEGPAARSIKLDLPPFTLVGATTRAGMLTNPLRDRFGIVQRLEFYNNADLATIVSRSAGILGLPLDPDGAYEIARRARGTPRIANRLLRRVRDFAEVRAKGHITKPIADLALNLLDIDERGFDHQDRRLLLTMIEKFDGGPVGVDSLAAAISEERHTIEDVLEPYLIQQGYIMRTPRGRVVTRHAYLHFGLNIPTRMGEMPVVDEFLDAVDD